The nucleotide sequence AAGTTGTTTTAGCAGTATGGAACCAGCTAAACAACACCAAAAATTAGAATTACATTTTCTTAACTAAAGCATTTTGGTAGATTCTGTTGTCAatattgtatttgtgtttttctacatatTCGCAAAATCAAATGAACTTTGTCTTTGTCTTTCTAGCTTTATAAATTAATCTCAAATGCAAGTTTAAAATTTATCCTCGATTTTCGTTTTTAGGTTtccaattttttcttattttgcttCTTTCCATGAAAACAGCAACTTCAGTAAGTAGCCGTTCCTTAGGTTTATCGAGTTGATAAAAAGAAACACTCAGATTCTATTATACGTTTTTAAAACCTGACTTTTATAAAATGTCTAGAAAGTTGCTTTCTACAATACTTACGTTGTTTGTCATTACTATATTTTTCCTATCCAAAAGTGGCTTTTCTAGTGGTTTCTCAAGTAAAATTTAACGACTACAGAACATTTCACAAAATGGATAAAAAGAATGGGGATACGCTGATCCCCAATTATAACAGACAATAAGAGAATTAGAGTAACGATTTAAACTTGTAAACACAAATACAATATAAAGAACATTTACAGATGCATTTGTACGTTATGGTTTTTGTGATTCGtttgtcatattttttatattttggcatttttcaatatatattttttttgtgtttttttcttacaggACAAATCACAAACCATACAGAACGAAAAAGAAGTAACTATTGGTCAATGGGGACACGTTGATCCACCAATTATAACAGATTTTCTTTGTAAATGTGTCCAGGAAGGCGTTTATTATGCTgatattaaactaaaatgtaaagtATTTCATACATGTACAAAATCTTCAGCAGGACACTTAATTCTGAATAGCTTCCGGTGTTCAAAAGGAACTGCCTTTAGACAGGAGTTACAGATTTGtgattttaaagataatgtttTGTGTGATTCCTATCCAATGCCTTGTACATCTTCAACTACTGCAACCGCTACATCTAGTACCTCATCTAGTACAACTACTAAAATGCCCCCTGTTAAAGTGTCTGTTCCgaaaataaataaagagtatTTTAAAGTTCAACAACAGAAACCTGCCGTTCGACCAATTGTCATGTCACCAGAGAAGTTACCCTTTcctaatacatttttgtttgataATGTTTTTCCTACGTCCCAGAtctctaatatttataaaagatattGTTCTGACGAACTGAATCCTCGAAGCGTAATCATCGATATCAAAGATGTGCAGTCAACCTTCACGTGTGCTGGCAAGGTTCCAGGAGCTCATTACAGTGATCCAGAATTAGACTGTACAGTTTATCATGTGTGCGTGGAAGTCAGTGAAAAGTCCCTGGCAGATACACAGTTCCAATGCCCTCTGGGCACAGCTTTCAACCAAGAACTTCTACAGTGTGTATCACTGGGAACCTTTGACTGTTCTAAAGTATCTCAGTACTTTGCTGGAGAGGAAGAATTACAAACGAGAAGTGAAAAACATCTGAAAAAGATACCCACATTAAATTTTGCTGTTGATCAGTTGTGTAAAGTACTAAAACAACAGCTTCCTCGATAACTTTTATATCAATCTACAGATTATTTTTATGTCATTGAAACAGTAACTCTTACTGtaattaaagttgaaaatttTACTTCTGATTAGATACTAAGAACCATAATTCAACATTTCTTACTATCCCTTGGATAAAGTGCAAACCAGGTTacgtatttattatttgaatgaaAGTCACATTTTAATACGTTAAATTATGTATTTGGACTTTTATGGATTATGTATCTAAACCACAacttaaaattgataaataaaatatttcgtttCTAAGAACGCTCATCAAAGTGTCTAGGTCTCACAAACTTTAAGTCTACACTAGATGTGCAAAGCAACTAATGTGACTGTAACATATCTGTAAAATTACTTACTCTTACGCGTTATGATTAGAGTGcctttatattaaactttttttatttatttaaaagaatattcATAATACATGCCTTATCTGTTATCTGCTTATCCTCAGAAGTTGCGTCAAGTAATCTCGGACAAGTCttggatttattatgttacgtatgttaacgaattacgatttcaaatatccagaaactttaaaataagttaatttaatattggtatgtatcaaatttaaatCTGCCAACAAAATAggtacaattttctttcttaactcaaatatattttaatatacaaacaacgttatttataataactgttattacaatttATGATTCACATACGAaagatttacaaacttacaaacaatacagattattctatctggtctagacctgaatcttttatcgacagTTTATTGACAgtgaattaattatttgttgataCGCAGCTACACATCTCTTGACAGGAAATAAGCTAGCTTCTTCATAAGTGAGTTATATTCCTGACAAAATATCTGAAGTCCTGGTAGAAATACTAacgtaattcactgaagtttgtactgttcgaaatctataaacgttcctcctcaaatatctgtagttttcctattaataagcgtttgtcacagttatagcttgtttgaaattaagcacaaagctacataatgtctcagaacggctggtatgggtattaccactACTGATAGGAGAGaacaaccaatataaaggaacatctttatacctatactaattaataacctaacatccacctgcaacgccccctacaataccgtattcgtttatatatatactcTCGTCCATAAGACAtatgtccggcaacggtcacttttaatctctctctttcttaacttgaagatgacctagaaaggttgaaacgttgttctctccttatcaataaaagtgttattacccataccagccgttccgagatatatttttatttcaagttggtttctcgtcacaaagaaagctacataatgggctatctgtgctctgcccaacacgggtattaaaacccggtttctagcagtgtgagtccgcagacatcgCTGTGTCACTGAATGGAAAgcataattatagcttccgaggtttatagtatagtGACTGTAGAAAACCATCAATATTAAACTATCTCCCAGCGTGTTGCTATGACTACCTTTTATACTCTTTGGGAGGGATTCTTGAAAAATGAGCTCGCAACAATACTGGCATTTACGTACATTTAAACAATGTTAattcttacgctcaagaatctacaaatttagagaacagacaatacacatttaataatgtaatttacttacatttctaaatacatatttaaccaaaacaaaaatcaacattaatatataatagaaaatcagttatattattaatataaattttacaccAGTTTAGCTACTTTCATTAAACTATAAAGCAATCAATGCAATACAGAAATCAAAGCGAACGATCTTGACCAAAGACAAGCCTCTGCTCCTCCAGTAACTATTGTTATGCTTGATGtcttaattaatttctaaaaccAATACACCAACTCCAGAGTAAATCTAAGTAAAAATGCACGTATGAAACGGTCACAGTGCTTATAGCAATTGAAACTGTTTCCGTTCCTGACAATAGATTTAGTAGCTAAATTGCAAAGTGTTATTGGGAAAACTTGGTTAGATAAGTACATCTTGAAATGTTTACCCAGTACACCCTGTGCAGAGCTCTGATCAGCAACGAGTATGATTTTTATATCTATCagatggccaggtgattaaggaactcgactcgtaatctgagggttgcgagttcgaatctctgtcacaccaagtatgctcgcccttttagccgcaggagcgttattataatgtgacggttaaaccagctatttattggtaaaggagtagcccaagagctggcgatgggtgattatgactagctgccttacactgcaaaattagggacggctagcgcagatagccctttgcgcgaaattccaaacaaactaaactataaCCATCAGCAAGAAATACAAAGCTCATAAAAACTGGAAAGCTCTTTTCACACACCATTTCTGCCACATATCAGGCTCTAGAAGTTGGTATCCTTAAACCACTAAAATGGAGACATCTCTTATGAATATCTTCACTCAAATTCTTTTGTTAGTCTTAAATCATTGACTGTAAATTTTATATAAGTTGCATAAAAAGTAGTAATAATCTTATAAGGATATCTAGTCTTCTCTCTTCCCTGCCTCAACCGAAACGACTTCAACGTAAGCACTTGTTTTTTGAGCAAATACCATATAACTAGAACTTGATGTTGATTTATGAATACAATTTTTCATCCCTTATGAATGTCGATCTCGGGTGATTGAATATCAAAAAATTGTGTTTGACTCTTCCTTTGGACACTGTGGTGGCAGAATTTCTTGTTCTGAGGAATGCCAGTTTGGGTAACCACCTAGTACAAAATAGCTAACGATGTAGCTTCAATCATCAATTTTCTGATCTGTTGTATTCCTAGTAAAGTAAATGCAGTAATTCATCAGTATAACATGGCAGGGAGTCATTGGTATTATGATTTGCTGCGTTAGAAAACTTGCCAAATTATTTGACTTtctgtactataacggtaaagtTGAGATTTTTTAACGTTCAGAAATTAtggtttatttttatgataactacaattatgcaacagaaagtcctttacaacttgtattactgtagtttttttcttactgctgtagactagatgtaaacattggttttaatggtatttgttgtttttttaaagtttgttttgtttcaccatAATTTCCTCTTATGAAtattactaaatttactttaattttaactttttactggatgtttggcacaaatAGCCTAACCAATTTTCTGCAATTGGCAAAGTACAGGTAATGCATTATACAtccttgtgcttaacaaaaaataaatttaaacgcttatttttttaagttaaagtaATGTACGTCATTTagagttgaattttttttttcttttaggtaGGATTCTAGTGGATAAATAAGATTTTTCCGTCTCCAAAAACTTAGTTAATTCTGGAACAACCCTATTAGCACGAACAATTAGAGCAACAACACGATCATGATATGTAACAGTAAATCTGTAATTTTTGGGATATCGCATGTCAGTAAGACTGATCACATTTTTTGTCAAATATGTCTTTACTAAACCTTTGAGAGTTTCCagagaaaagaatattttatcaagTTTTGAGTTTTCCTATTTTTCTCGTAACTATAACTTTCATAATAACATATATACAGTCGGTTTCGACATAGTATTAACACTTCGTTGCGAGAAACTATCGATTTGTATATTCTATCAGTGAATGGTTTGTCTAAGAATGTTTCTTAAGTTGatttattttgcatataaatgatcACCATTTTGTTTAGCGGTTATATTCAAGATTAGGTTGATGGAGGTAATATAGAAAGCCTAAAATTTCACTTGtcgcccccccccccagtggcacagcagtatgtccgcgatcttataccgctagaaatcgggtttcaatacccaagGTATGCAGGGCACAGATAGtttttttgtgtagctttgtgcttaactacaaaacaaacaatctacttgTTCTTGGCAAATTGTTGTCCAAATGCCGTGTAGTTTAAACCATTTCATTACAGACGTCATACTAATGATACGTTTAATCATAATTTAGGCTAGTGCAATTTTGCAGTGTACATTAACCACTCAATTACAAAGTTTGCAGTTGAATGTGTGCACGAATCCAGTTTTCAAATTAATCAAAATTCAAACTGACTGCTCCATGTCCTAGATTTTGTTTCTCCAGCATTTAAAGTTAACTTAACGAAGAGAATTTAAAGCagcaaatatttataacattaataaacaagTCGTGAAGTGGTGAAGTTTAACATTCCTTTGAAG is from Tachypleus tridentatus isolate NWPU-2018 chromosome 2, ASM421037v1, whole genome shotgun sequence and encodes:
- the LOC143236211 gene encoding uncharacterized protein LOC143236211 isoform X1; this encodes MLMMFLAVVFTLRIKMRNTQMSQFTGFQFFLILLLSMKTATSDKSQTIQNEKEVTIGQWGHVDPPIITDFLCKCVQEGVYYADIKLKCKVFHTCTKSSAGHLILNSFRCSKGTAFRQELQICDFKDNVLCDSYPMPCTSSTTATATSSTSSSTTTKMPPVKVSVPKINKEYFKVQQQKPAVRPIVMSPEKLPFPNTFLFDNVFPTSQISNIYKRYCSDELNPRSVIIDIKDVQSTFTCAGKVPGAHYSDPELDCTVYHVCVEVSEKSLADTQFQCPLGTAFNQELLQCVSLGTFDCSKVSQYFAGEEELQTRSEKHLKKIPTLNFAVDQLCKVLKQQLPR
- the LOC143236211 gene encoding uncharacterized protein LOC143236211 isoform X2; the encoded protein is MRNTQMSQFTGFQFFLILLLSMKTATSDKSQTIQNEKEVTIGQWGHVDPPIITDFLCKCVQEGVYYADIKLKCKVFHTCTKSSAGHLILNSFRCSKGTAFRQELQICDFKDNVLCDSYPMPCTSSTTATATSSTSSSTTTKMPPVKVSVPKINKEYFKVQQQKPAVRPIVMSPEKLPFPNTFLFDNVFPTSQISNIYKRYCSDELNPRSVIIDIKDVQSTFTCAGKVPGAHYSDPELDCTVYHVCVEVSEKSLADTQFQCPLGTAFNQELLQCVSLGTFDCSKVSQYFAGEEELQTRSEKHLKKIPTLNFAVDQLCKVLKQQLPR